AAGTTTGATTATAGATATAAGGATAAATCATGGGGAAATAGCAAAACTTCTATTCCTAGAGCGATCAACACTAATACAGGCTTAGCTCCTCTCGAGAGGGAGGATCTAGATGACTAATAATGCAACTAGTAATCTCGAGAAAAAAGAAATACTCTTAGAAGATATAGATGAATATGCTTATTTGATAGAAGAAAGTGAGATTTTTATCGAAAACAAAGAAGACGATAATGGTAAAAAACTGTTTTATTGTAATAAAAATTTCATTGGAGCAGTTCAAGATGCAGAAAGTGAGAGACTACTTAAACAACTTATTTCAGACTTAGTAAATTTCGCAAATATAGATAATATTAGTATTAGATTCTTATTTGTCAGCGAAGCAGTTGAGCTTTTTGAATATATAGAATCAGAATTTGCTAAGGTGGAGCTTAGTGTAAACAGAAATGAAGTAGAAACTAATATTAAATTCTATTTTTCTGAGGACTCTTTAAAACATTATATGGATGAGAAATTATTAGATATAACTCAATTAAAAAAAGAAAATATTGAGATACTAAGTAGTCGAGCGATTGCAAGTTTATTAATGATTTCTGATGTCGTAACTTTAACTTAAGGTTTTAACTGTGGTATAATATTAGTGGTAATTTGTTTTGTTCTAAAATTTATTTCGAGATAGATATTACGTGAATTATGCTGTTTATTAAGCGTTTAGAAATCTGTTAATAGCAGGCTCGATTTAAGTATTTTGAACTATATGGATAGTATTTACATTTGAATTGGGAGGTGGAATGTGAGCAAAAAAAATCAAACATCTTTAATAGACTTGGCAGACTCTAATAATTCTTCTGCAGATGTTTTGAGAAAATTAAAGATCCAATTAATGACCATCAGTAGAATGAAAATTCCTAAGATTAAAATATATCATGGGCATGGTTTAAGTGCAGATGGTGATAATATTAGAAATATAGTTAGAGCGGAATTATTGGAACAAGCTCGCAAGGAAAGAATTAAAGCTTTTTGTCCGGGTGAAGTATTTGGCCCTTTCGAAAAAGAAGGTAGAAAAATTGTCGAGGTGGATCCTAGTTTTAGAGATGATGACGATTGGACCAAGAGCAATTCAGAGATTACAGTGGTTGCACTTTAATTATTTTTGTTAATTAAATTTAAAATGCTAAAACCTGAATAAAAATGTTTTATTCAGGTTTTACTTTTGTTTTAATTTGTGAATTTTAATATATAATAGATGCAATAATATTAGCTTTTTTATAGGCTAATAAATTTGATGTGAGGGTGGTTTTTCTAATGCTAGAAATTAAAAATTTAAATAAAAGATATTCTAAAGTTTATGCAAATAAAAATATAAATGTAACAATTCCTGATAATTCAGTAACATTGCTGGTTGGGCCTAATGGTGCTGGTAAGTCTACTTTAATCAAAAGTATTATGGGCTTGTTGAGTTATGATGGTGAAATAACAATAGATGGTTACAGTAATAAATCTGTTGAAGGTAGAAATTTAATAGGATATATACCTGAACTACCTCACTTATACGAAATATTAACAGTAGATGAGCATTTAGAGTTTATTGCTAGAGTCTATAAATTGGAAAACTGGAGAGAGCGTGCAGATGCTTTGTTGAGAAGACTAGATATGTATGAGAACAAGGATAAAATGGGCTCAGAATTATCTAAAGGTATGCAACAAAAGCTAAACATCATGGTTGCTCTTTTGCCAAAACCTAAATTTGTTTTGCTGGACGAACCAATGATAGGTCTTGACCCTAGAGCTATTGTTGAGCTAAAACATATGATTGCCGAGCTCAAAGCAGAGGGAACTTCTTTATTAATTTCTACACATATTCTAGATACAGTTGATGAGATCTGGGATAAAGTTCTAATAATGACAGAAGGTAGTATTGTAGCAGTAGCTGACAAAAAGCAATTAGATGAAAACAATGAAACACTTGAGGAACTGTTCTTCCGTGTTACTGATTTGGATCATACTGATATAAAAGTTACTACCAATGTAGAAGATTATCAAAACTTAGAAGTAGAAAACAATTCTGAATCTAGTGAAAATGAAGATAAGAATTAGAGATAGGGGTTAAGATGAGAGCAATAA
Above is a window of Fastidiosipila sanguinis DNA encoding:
- a CDS encoding ABC transporter ATP-binding protein translates to MLEIKNLNKRYSKVYANKNINVTIPDNSVTLLVGPNGAGKSTLIKSIMGLLSYDGEITIDGYSNKSVEGRNLIGYIPELPHLYEILTVDEHLEFIARVYKLENWRERADALLRRLDMYENKDKMGSELSKGMQQKLNIMVALLPKPKFVLLDEPMIGLDPRAIVELKHMIAELKAEGTSLLISTHILDTVDEIWDKVLIMTEGSIVAVADKKQLDENNETLEELFFRVTDLDHTDIKVTTNVEDYQNLEVENNSESSENEDKN